A single window of Nicotiana sylvestris chromosome 5, ASM39365v2, whole genome shotgun sequence DNA harbors:
- the LOC138869442 gene encoding uncharacterized protein: MITAPTTTPSTQPARGGGWGGRGRPREGDQARYYALPACTKEIASDSVITGIVPICYRDASVLFDLESTYSYVSSYFAPHLGVSRDSLSSPVYISTHVGDSLVVDRIYRSCLIVISGFETRADLLLLSMVNFDVILGLNWFLPYYAILDCHAKTVTLAMPGLPRLEWMGTLNYTPSRVISFLKAQRMVEKRCDVYIAYVRDVSIDTPTVESVLVVRDFPDLFPADLLGMPPDRNISFGIYLLSEKGWFMRMCIDYRQSNKVIVMNRYPLPRINDLFDQLQGARVFSKIDLRSGYQQLKIREPDIPKTAFRTRWMEKCKESFQTFKTALTTAPILVLPTGSGSYIVYCDASQIGLSAVLMQDHKVIAYASKQLKVHEKNYHVHDLELATIVHALKIWRHYLYSVPCEIYTDHRSL; encoded by the exons atgattacagcaccaactACCACTCCATCTACTCagccagctcgaggtggaggttggggaggtagaggtcgccctagagagggagatcaagccagatactatgcccttcctgcttgTACAAAGGAAATTGCTTCCGactctgtcattacaggtattgttccgaTTTGttatagagatgcatcggttctattcgatctagaatccacttattcctatgtgtcatcttattttgccccgcatttgggcgtatctcgggattctttgagttcccctgtctATAtatctactcatgtgggagattctcttgttgtggaccgcatatatcggtcatgtttgattgttattagtggttttgagaccagagccgatttattattgctcagcatggtaaactttgatgttatcttgggcctGAACTGGTTTTTgccctattatgctattcttgattgtcatgccaagactgtgacactggctatgccaggatTACCGCGATTAGAGTGGATGGGTACCTTAaattacactcccagtagagttatttcatttcttaaagctcaacgaatggttgagaaaaGGTGTGACGTGTAtatagcttatgtgagagatgtcagtattgatacccctacagttgagtcagtcctagtagtgagggatttccctgatctatttccagctgatcttctgggcatgccacccgatagaaATATTAGTTTTGGCATTTATTTGTTGTCGG aaaaaggatggtttatgcgtatgtgcattgattatcgccagtcgAACAAAGTCATAGTGATgaaccggtatcctttgcctcgtattaatgacctatttgatcagttacagggtgccagagtgttttccaagattgacttgcgttcaggttatcaACAATTGAAGATTCgtgagccagatatcccgaagactgcttttaggactcg GTGGATGGAGAAGTGTAAGGAGAGCTTCCAAACgtttaagacagctttgactacagccccaatattggtattgcctacaggttcgggatcTTATATTGTTTATTGTGATGCGTCGCAGATTGGTCTCagcgcggtgttgatgcaggaccataaggtgattgcatatgcgtccaaacaactgaaggtgcatgaaaagaactatcatgtccacgaccttgagttagcaacTATTGTCCATGccttgaaaatttggaggcactatttgtatagtgtcccttgtgagatctacactgatcaccggagtttgtag